One region of Miscanthus floridulus cultivar M001 chromosome 19, ASM1932011v1, whole genome shotgun sequence genomic DNA includes:
- the LOC136528921 gene encoding formin-like protein 6 isoform X2, whose protein sequence is MDLLEEDELMPYIGGILKQLFGRYSIDSFMVFNFEGSKKDNQIASIFSYYDMCVMGYPRNYEGCPLLTMEMIHHFLRSSESWLSLSQDNFLLIHAEHGGWPVLAFTLAALLVYLKRYSDERKALEAVCKQAPDGLAELFSPLDPVPSQLRYLKYVSKRHTSPESWPPVDKMLNLNCIIIRKVPNFDGQGGCRPIFRIYGLDPLAPNDRATKLLFSTPKTSDFVQLYTQEDCEIIKVNVHCPVQGDIVIECVSLDEDFEHEVMVFRAMFSTAFIEDNLLVLDRNQIDILWDTKHRFPVDFRVEAIFSDMEMGTAVHKSELSSEEKASLSKADDAFSHLDWSSESVHITNEESKQKGLQREHDGFDKIPLEETEISSASAENSSRSVQIHHIEPAENHSSLANVHSSPEPKASGPNIQGGQLFNDASAQEKPEVDDTRIEPNSETSRDEEAGDAAAATATAEWSDNNSDVFLSDTPSSSTPSSPPKFDDEILEAGIVETRSQLTELKI, encoded by the exons ATGGATTTGCTGGAAGAAGACGAGCTGATGCCATACATTGGAGGAATCTTAAAACAGCTATTTGGCCGATACTCCATCGACTCATTCATGGTATTCAACTTTGAGGGAAGCAAGAAGGACAACCAAATTGCCAGTATTTTCTCATACTATGACATGTGTGTCATGGGTTACCCACGTAACTATGAAGGATGCCCCTTGCTCACCATGGAGATGATTCACCATTTCCTGAGATCTAGTGAAAGCTGGCTCTCATTAAGCCAGGACAACTTTCTGCTAATACATGCAGAACATGGTGGATGGCCAGTTCTTGCTTTTACATTGGCAGCCCTATTGGTTTACCTCAAAAGGTATAGTGATGAGAGGAAAGCTTTGGAGGCAGTCTGCAAACAGGCACCTGATGGGCTAGCTGAGCTATTCTCACCACTGGACCCAGTGCCTTCTCAGCTGAGATATTTGAAGTATGTGTCAAAACGGCACACATCACCAGAATCATGGCCTCCTGTTGACAAAATGCTGAATTTGAACTGTATAATAATCAGGAAGGTACCGAATTTTGATGGGCAAGGGGGATGTAGACCAATATTCCGCATTTATGGCCTAGATCCCCTTGCGCCTAATGACAGGGCTACTAAACTTCTCTTTTCGACCCCAAAGACAAGTGATTTTGTCCAGCTCTATACACAG GAAGACTGTGAGATAATCAAGGTTAATGTCCATTGTCCTGTTCAAGGAGACATTGTAATTGAGTGTGTCAGCCTGGATGAGGACTTCGAACATGAAGTTATGGTGTTCAGAGCCATGTTTAGCACAGCTTTTATAGAAGACAATTTGTTGGTACTTGATAGGAACCAGATTGATATTCTGTGGGACACAAAACACCGGTTTCCTGTAGACTTCAGAGTTGAG gctatattttctgatatggaAATGGGCACAGCAGTTCACAAATCAGAGTTATCTAGTGAGGAGAAAGCAAGCCTTTCCAAGGCTGATGATGCCTTCAGCCATCTGGATTGGTCAAGCGAAAGCGTTCACATCACAAATGAAGAATCAAAACAGAAGGGATTACAGAGAGAGCATGATGGCTTCGACAAAATACCTCTAGAGGAAACAGAAATCAGCAGCGCATCAGCTGAAAATAGCAGCAGATCTGTCCAGATTCATCACATAGAACCTGCTGAAAACCATTCTTCTCTTGCCAATGTGCATTCTTCGCCAGAACCTAAGGCTTCTGGACCAAACATTCAAGGAGGTCAACTCTTCAATGATGCATCTGCACAGGAGAAACCCGAAGTGGATGACACCAGAATTGAACCCAATTCAGAAACTTCCCGAGATGAAGAAGCTGGTgatgctgccgctgccactgccaCCGCCGAATGGTCTGACAACAACTCGGATGTGTTCCTGTCAGACACACCCTCGAGCAGCACCCCGTCTAGTCCGCCAAAGTTCGACGATGAGATCCTGGAGGCTGGTATTGTTGAAACTCGATCACAATTGACTGAACTGAAGATATAA
- the LOC136528921 gene encoding formin-like protein 6 isoform X1 → MSLFRRLFYRRPPDGLVEISGNILVFDHCYSMDLLEEDELMPYIGGILKQLFGRYSIDSFMVFNFEGSKKDNQIASIFSYYDMCVMGYPRNYEGCPLLTMEMIHHFLRSSESWLSLSQDNFLLIHAEHGGWPVLAFTLAALLVYLKRYSDERKALEAVCKQAPDGLAELFSPLDPVPSQLRYLKYVSKRHTSPESWPPVDKMLNLNCIIIRKVPNFDGQGGCRPIFRIYGLDPLAPNDRATKLLFSTPKTSDFVQLYTQEDCEIIKVNVHCPVQGDIVIECVSLDEDFEHEVMVFRAMFSTAFIEDNLLVLDRNQIDILWDTKHRFPVDFRVEAIFSDMEMGTAVHKSELSSEEKASLSKADDAFSHLDWSSESVHITNEESKQKGLQREHDGFDKIPLEETEISSASAENSSRSVQIHHIEPAENHSSLANVHSSPEPKASGPNIQGGQLFNDASAQEKPEVDDTRIEPNSETSRDEEAGDAAAATATAEWSDNNSDVFLSDTPSSSTPSSPPKFDDEILEAGIVETRSQLTELKI, encoded by the exons TATTTGATCACTGTTACTCCATGGATTTGCTGGAAGAAGACGAGCTGATGCCATACATTGGAGGAATCTTAAAACAGCTATTTGGCCGATACTCCATCGACTCATTCATGGTATTCAACTTTGAGGGAAGCAAGAAGGACAACCAAATTGCCAGTATTTTCTCATACTATGACATGTGTGTCATGGGTTACCCACGTAACTATGAAGGATGCCCCTTGCTCACCATGGAGATGATTCACCATTTCCTGAGATCTAGTGAAAGCTGGCTCTCATTAAGCCAGGACAACTTTCTGCTAATACATGCAGAACATGGTGGATGGCCAGTTCTTGCTTTTACATTGGCAGCCCTATTGGTTTACCTCAAAAGGTATAGTGATGAGAGGAAAGCTTTGGAGGCAGTCTGCAAACAGGCACCTGATGGGCTAGCTGAGCTATTCTCACCACTGGACCCAGTGCCTTCTCAGCTGAGATATTTGAAGTATGTGTCAAAACGGCACACATCACCAGAATCATGGCCTCCTGTTGACAAAATGCTGAATTTGAACTGTATAATAATCAGGAAGGTACCGAATTTTGATGGGCAAGGGGGATGTAGACCAATATTCCGCATTTATGGCCTAGATCCCCTTGCGCCTAATGACAGGGCTACTAAACTTCTCTTTTCGACCCCAAAGACAAGTGATTTTGTCCAGCTCTATACACAG GAAGACTGTGAGATAATCAAGGTTAATGTCCATTGTCCTGTTCAAGGAGACATTGTAATTGAGTGTGTCAGCCTGGATGAGGACTTCGAACATGAAGTTATGGTGTTCAGAGCCATGTTTAGCACAGCTTTTATAGAAGACAATTTGTTGGTACTTGATAGGAACCAGATTGATATTCTGTGGGACACAAAACACCGGTTTCCTGTAGACTTCAGAGTTGAG gctatattttctgatatggaAATGGGCACAGCAGTTCACAAATCAGAGTTATCTAGTGAGGAGAAAGCAAGCCTTTCCAAGGCTGATGATGCCTTCAGCCATCTGGATTGGTCAAGCGAAAGCGTTCACATCACAAATGAAGAATCAAAACAGAAGGGATTACAGAGAGAGCATGATGGCTTCGACAAAATACCTCTAGAGGAAACAGAAATCAGCAGCGCATCAGCTGAAAATAGCAGCAGATCTGTCCAGATTCATCACATAGAACCTGCTGAAAACCATTCTTCTCTTGCCAATGTGCATTCTTCGCCAGAACCTAAGGCTTCTGGACCAAACATTCAAGGAGGTCAACTCTTCAATGATGCATCTGCACAGGAGAAACCCGAAGTGGATGACACCAGAATTGAACCCAATTCAGAAACTTCCCGAGATGAAGAAGCTGGTgatgctgccgctgccactgccaCCGCCGAATGGTCTGACAACAACTCGGATGTGTTCCTGTCAGACACACCCTCGAGCAGCACCCCGTCTAGTCCGCCAAAGTTCGACGATGAGATCCTGGAGGCTGGTATTGTTGAAACTCGATCACAATTGACTGAACTGAAGATATAA
- the LOC136526998 gene encoding uncharacterized protein, which translates to MANHHQRISPSPRNPPLLASCLPATPSVQGLDVHQSGGSQEIHQEPGTSRNRAKWDHQKRLHLIKLLKIYDVPRFRTHSAWSKEAWTGIVAQFDKKFSLSFSIAQVKQKEQDMKKEYRTIKDLVAESGFGWDSDRMMVTAPPDVWAAMEARKNKDALFWQDKSFPYYDDLFALYDGHYAEERSCRGMDHYANKAILPSQVSPDVHLQSPSPSIPAPGSFSFDAEEDRDDTNWFGNDAFTPLGTFMPQETPDGPSSINIAPHVPEQFEETLCHSARPSSSTPEAVDGTRNKKQKTKYTITTEDFHEKYLKLKKEEIERFAAIEEKKLDDPFSINKCITLLEGLSELQTSDMLKAADIFKDNPSNREVFLSFGSDALRVGWLLRQI; encoded by the exons ATGGCGAACCACCACCAGCGAATCAGCCCATCCCCACGAAATCCCCCTCTCCTCGCTTCGTGTCTCCCTGCAACTCCATCGGTGCAGGGGCTTGATGTCCACCAATCTGGGGGAAGTCAAGAAATCCACCAAGAACCAG GCACATCAAGGAATAGAGCTAAGTGGGATCACCAGAAGAGGCTACATCTTATTAAACTCTTAAAAATCTATGATGTGCCTAGATTTCGGACACACAGTGCATGGAGTAAGGAAGCTTGGACTGGTATTGTGGCTCAGTTCGATAAGAAATTTTCTTTGTCGTTCTCTATTGCACAAGTGAAACAAAAGGAGCAGGATATGAAAAAGGAATATCGTACCATAAAAGATTTGGTGGCAGAAAGTGGTTTTGGCTGGGATTCCGACAGAATGATGGTGACGGCACCACCGGATGTTTGGGCAGCAATGGAGGCACGCAAGAATAAGGACGCTCTGTTTTGGCAAGACAAGTCATTTCCATACTATGATGATCTGTTTGCTTTATATGATG GTCATTATGCCGAGGAAAGAAGTTGTCGTGGTATGGATCATTATGCCAATAAGGCAATATTGCCTTCACAAGTTTCTCCTGATGTGCACCTGCAGTCACCTTCACCTAGTATACCTGCCCCTGGTTCTTTCAGTTTTGATGCTGAAGAGGACAGGGATGATACTAATTGGTTTGGTAATGATGCATTTACTCCATTGGGAACTTTCATGCCTCAAGAAACACCAGATGGACCATCTTCCATAAATATAGCACCACATGTTCCTGAACAATTTGAAGAAACTCTTTGTCACAGTGCCCGACCGTCTAGTTCAACTCCGGAAGCAGTTGATGGTACACGTAATAAAAAGCAAAAGACCAAGTACACTATTACAACTGAAGATTTTCATGAGAAGTACTTGAAGCTGAAAAAAGAAGAGATCGAACGATTCGCTGCCATAGAGGAGAAGAAGCTAGATGATCCTTTCAGTATCAACAAATGCATCACTCTACTTGAGGGGCTTAGTGAGCTACAAACCAGTGATATGCTAAAAGCAGCAGACATCTTCAAAGACAATCCGTCAAACAGGGAAGTTTTTCTCTCATTTGGTAGTGATGCATTACGAGTAGGATGGCTGCTTAGACAAATTTAG